The following is a genomic window from Episyrphus balteatus chromosome 1, idEpiBalt1.1, whole genome shotgun sequence.
ATCattaaagtatttaaataacttaTGCGTTCTCTTTTAACTCGCCTGACAGTATAGCAAAAACGAGAGTTATGTATTTAACAGGTGTATGTATATTGTACCTATATGtatgaaaatttgtatgggggtgTATAAATTTCcccataacttctaaactattTACCATAATGTGACAAATCAAGTATCATTGGAAACGAATTGCTTATTCGCTGGTTATAGGtttgtaacattttcaaataagGCCCCCTCTTGAGGCAAAATCATGAACTAGTTGGGTTTTAGTTGAATTAACCCCAAATATAGACTTATAATTTGATAATGATTAACCTACTACAGGCCcggattccttttttttaacaaaatatttttacaaaattcactCACCTCATCATCAACAACAGCTCCCACCACAAGTGGTCCACATATAGACAATATATTCGACAATCCATTACTAATTCCCATCATCGTACCAGCAAAATTCGGTGACAAATCCATATGATTAACCATATATCCAACAATTGAAGCTGAATTCAAGCCAACACCAATTGTTAACAAAGTTATTGCTATTGGCTTATTTTCACTTGTCATATAACCCAAAGCAATCAAACAAACCATTGGTACCCATTGTCCAATTGTATTGAACATTTTTCTTGAAGCTGTTACACTTAGATATTTTCTATTAATCAAAGCATCTGAGATTGGACTAACGATCAAACTTAACATCCACATAGCCAAGTATGGTAAAGCTGAGAATATTGCGTTTGATTTAACATCCATCTTAAGAACATGATTGAGATAAGTTGGAATTTCGGTTAGTAAAGTATAGAATCCAAATGTAAATCCACAATGAGCTGCTATCAGAGCAAAGAATGGTAGCGAAGTAAACATTGACATCCATGGAATAGTCATTGCCTggaaaaatataagtaaaaaaggtttattatttttagcaatataaataaacaataaataaaatgaaggtGTATAAATGAGCGGTGATGACCgattataaattattatggTGTTTATTTTTATGCAGTATGATGCAGTCGTTGTTAATCTTATCAATGCGGCCCACATTTGAACAAATTGTGAGTCAAGCTTTTTTACCCCACGAACCTACCCTATCGTTTTAAAGCTGAACatctagtggagtaactaaagtaaattataagggaacccggccgaacagctccgatttcaatgatttttttttcaaacgtcggtaattaaaaatactttaacttctaaaggttaaaaattgccgatgatactctattgtatttttttacaacCCCAATTTTTTAACCATAAATTTCTGaattaaatgataccaaaagattctctggGTAATTTAAGGTAAAcaaatatatgggagtaagggacaatcttccatcgtttaagcgatagatgcaattttctcacaaactgacttcaaacacaaaaaaatttttgaacacaacggcaaaacttacaatattgaaaaagacatttttaaaaagccagaagctcatttcTTTCTGTACAATTTAAATCCACTATatttaatgaagagtttttgaatAAACGGTTCGCAaactcagattttgaaaaaatgttattaaaaaaatttaaaattactttttttcaaatttttccgtaataaattatgaatttattttaaaaatttttttggccataaatattattagTTAAATTcggaagaggaaaaggtaatttatttattttttttatagttttgaaacaaaaattaaaaattacttcaatttcattggatttttttaataaaaactaaatttttgtttcgaaaTCTCTTAGACTTTGACAAATAAGATCTTCAAACTTTCGCTATGTACACTTCAATAATAAGGGcttttgaatgaagaaaaaattactttatatttaaatgttgaactttgaaaaaaaaataagtaaatttttttttcaaaaaaatctattaaaatgaaatactttttatttttcatcccTCACTCCCCTATATTTTGTTTCCCCTAAATTTTCTAGACAATCTTTTagcattaattaatttatgaaattaaagaaaaattttttgctcccaaaaatcttcaattaaatttaaattatcaaTACGGCAAtagcggcaatttttaacctaggaaggtttaagtatttttaattactgatgattttagaaaaagatcatcaaaatcggagGTGTTCggtcgggttccctaataattccgttttttgagctttagttactccactaatcaTTGCTTTGAATTTATTgcttaattatttcaaaaaaattaaaagaatgaCAAAATTTATGAAGGTTTTTTTCAACTAACCTGAGTATTAGCTTGACCTCCTGTTAAAGCTTGAATGTATTCCTTTTCTTCCTTCGATATATTTTTGCACACTTCCGGTGAATCAGCTCCAAATAATTGGAATGCCACAGCCCATATTAAACACAATGCCCCCGAAATGTAAAATACTCCAGGCCAACCCCAACTCGAATCGATTATAAATCCACTGGTTAATAAAATAGTAGCTGATCCCAATTGTGCTCCCGAATACACCACTGATGATAAAACTCCTCTTTCCGTACATGGAGCCCATTTAGCCAATAAAGTATGCATACAAGGATAAACAGCACCTTGTGTCAATCCGGCTAGAATTCTTAAAGCGATAATAAATTGCCAACCGCCAATTTTGGCTGCCCATGGTGTAAACACTGTTACAATGCAGCAGAAAATTGTTGACATAGAAAGAACAATTTTTGGTCCATAACGCTTGGCTAATATTCCAGATGGAAATTGTGCAGCTACATAGCCCCAAAAGAAACTGCTTAAAATCAAAGATCGCGTACCATTGTCCCAATCGTAATATGCGGTTGCTCGATATTTTGGTGGCTGAGTCATTGGAACTATTGCAGCTGAGATATTTACTCGCAAGAAATAGCTGAAGACCATTCCGGCAAACATTAGGAATGCCTGAAAATGACGGTATCCTAGTCCACTTgctgaaaatataaataataaaaaaattaaaataaattgaaatatttgaaaatattttcaaaattaaaggtACTTGTGTGCGAAGGTGTAGGAACAcgaatttttgataaaagatacAAATTCTCTCCTAAACGTTCGTTATTAGAAGACATGATTGAACTATTCTTGATGACAGTCACATTCAAAATAGGctcaaaatattagaaatagaAATTATTATAGTATTAATAGAATGCAAAAATCTTATCAACCCAAATgcattaattaaagtttttttttattaattgaaaaattagaaaaaatctgACTGTATTATTGAACACGAGGTAAACTACATTGTTTTCTTTACATTCTTGACGCTATAATAAAGTGCAATAGCCAACAGAAAGCCAGCAAAgcaataaaaattgtttcagaAAATGCCAATCGATAAGCCTTTTGTTCtagtttaagttttattttttttttattttgcttgtttgattttttttttttgaaaatctcttGACGCGAGCTAGTTTTAACTTCATATCTTTTAGCACGTTTTTATTAAGTAATGTTGCAATAtttgttggtattttttgtttttattttgatattgaagcacgtttttttagacaagaaaaaaaaagtgaagtgcTAAAGCTCGATTTAGATTCatgttttattgttatttttgtgaTAAACACAGAAAcgtttttttaacagatttcaATCTTTATATCATTGCTTTAgacagatttttttatttttcgaactttaatttttattcataaaatgcATTGAGTAATTTGGCAAATTGttttgtatgcaaaattttGACGGAAAATTTGCCTGTTCCAGGGTTGAAAAGAACTAAAAAGTatatggttttttgaaaaatcttttgttgcaaaacagtttttcaaacgtttaaacatattaaaaaaaaataaaaaaatgttgaaaacccCCTTACAAAAACAGACTTTTAAATTTATgcacatttttcatttattgttaaattagataaaatagattatatgcaatttttgttcgcattaatttgaatatttctcaaagaaatttcaaaaatattcccgTTTAtcatatttgtttaaaattatcgTATTTATTACGAACGATTTTCTCCGTCGAATGTAATGGtcaatttatttaatctttttaaaaacagaTTTCGTAACTTGTTTGACCAATCAGATACTTAATCAACTTAATTTCCATAGCGTTTTTAATGGAATATTATGATAAtggaatataattaaaaatgaacattttttttatagtttactTCATATTGTTGActgttttaaaagttatttttttttatcgaatctAATAGTTCAAcagaatttaaagtttaaattgtttggtattttgacttttaataaaaaaaaactgccgaAAGTAATGGCATTTTAGGAAATTTTAAGAACTaataaaagttacgtatacacccccGGAACCAATACATTTCAGCATTTAGTATCAAggagaaaaactttttttgatctTTGAGTTAGTttagtaataaaaataattatgtaagttttttttatcaatggtAAGGCTTTAAATAGGTTTGTATACTTTATATGTGTAgttcaaaacatcaaaaatattccATTGAATTTATCTTTCAATTTGGTCACCTTTCTATATTTTCGaaataactcgaaaactaaGCAGAATAAGACACTTACTGTAGGAAACAAGATctacaattaaaattaatagtttgaaaattttataaaaaaattaataggaataagtttaaaaaatagcaaaaaaatcaaagcgTTGGTTTTCGTTCCAATCCCAGGGGGCGGCCGGCCCAGAACATATCTTTCttatacttttactttttctaacaaataatttttaaattagtttgtATCACACACaaattttcttatgacgttatccaTGAAATTGTCGCAGTAAACCAACTTTATAGACagccaatgtttttttttttcaaaaaacggatttggaattttaaaaaatctgtgcTATTTGGCTAATAAGGtccaacaataaaaaacaagaaaatatttttttaatcattattaacgatacctgtcaaggaaccatttttttatttcttacttttttctaaataaaaaaatataacgaagcgttttaaaattttaaaaagtaaaaaaaaaatttttttttttaatttttaaaaatgtgtaaatttttttgaaacataaattttttgaaaacggacctATGATcttatgaaatttttattaaatttgtcgAAGAATGTTTCCTTGAAAATGGGTCAAAAGTCCTAAAGATTCTTTggtatacaagaaattaaacgaataattttaaaatacaaaatttacattttttaattaaattaaaattaatctttACCATACTAACAAAAAGTTTACAATTCTAAACAACTTGTTCCATAATAATAAGTATGTGCGACCTgacatgcattttatttttctgttcaaCTAATTAAgaattccaaatatttttcatttaaatttttgaagcttcTCATTTCAAAAAACGTTTTGCTTAGTTTCGAAATCACCgcgtcaaaaaaattgaagaaatatattattaaatatacatatttggTAAGTGAACAGAATTTATCACATTCATCtacttttatatgaaaattgtcaaagacaataaaaaataaaaaaaagttacgtatacgcccgagtgaatCAAATAGTGAACTGAgattcgattttaaaaaatatcatacCATAATCATATCAccataatattgaaaaaattgaagcaATATTGAATATTTATATTTGGCAATTTCTAGTAAGAGAACATTAAAGTATTAAAAGCTGAATTCTGTGTTAAAACAACTAAGACAAAAAACCATTCTAAAAGCTGCAAC
Proteins encoded in this region:
- the LOC129905119 gene encoding putative inorganic phosphate cotransporter → MSSNNERLGENLYLLSKIRVPTPSHTTSGLGYRHFQAFLMFAGMVFSYFLRVNISAAIVPMTQPPKYRATAYYDWDNGTRSLILSSFFWGYVAAQFPSGILAKRYGPKIVLSMSTIFCCIVTVFTPWAAKIGGWQFIIALRILAGLTQGAVYPCMHTLLAKWAPCTERGVLSSVVYSGAQLGSATILLTSGFIIDSSWGWPGVFYISGALCLIWAVAFQLFGADSPEVCKNISKEEKEYIQALTGGQANTQAMTIPWMSMFTSLPFFALIAAHCGFTFGFYTLLTEIPTYLNHVLKMDVKSNAIFSALPYLAMWMLSLIVSPISDALINRKYLSVTASRKMFNTIGQWVPMVCLIALGYMTSENKPIAITLLTIGVGLNSASIVGYMVNHMDLSPNFAGTMMGISNGLSNILSICGPLVVGAVVDDESNPDEWRIVFYITGVVYLICNSLFLIFGSGVIQKWNEPTAEWCSRNTLNSNVSLDNKLPSVPGKPY